In Hyla sarda isolate aHylSar1 chromosome 9, aHylSar1.hap1, whole genome shotgun sequence, the following proteins share a genomic window:
- the LOC130291277 gene encoding DNA-directed RNA polymerases I and III subunit RPAC2-like, translated as MAAAGAEKKPVLEMVQASGSDESCVTFVLHEEDHTLGNSLRYMVMKNPEVEFCGYSITHPSETKINFRIQTRNGVPAVETFRKGLSDLMDVCQHVLNTFETTMQQYNDQNEAAME; from the exons ATGGCTGCTGCGGGAGCCGAGAAGAAGCCGGTGCTGGAGATG gTCCAGGCTAGTGGGTCCGATGAGTCCTGTGTGACGTTCGTGTTGCACGAAGAAGATCACACGTTGGGGAATTCTCTGCGCTACATGGTCATGAAGAA t CCAGAAGTGGAGTTTTGTGGATACAGTATCACGCATCCTTCTGAGACCAAAATCAATTTTCGCATCCAGACGCGAA ATGGAGTGCCGGCGGTGGAAACATTCAGGAAAGGACTCAGTGACCTCATGGATGTCTGCCAGCATGTTCTCAACACATTTGAG ACCACTATGCAGCAGTACAATGACCAAAATGAGGCGGCAATGGAATGA